The DNA segment TGGGATTTGGTCAAGTTTAGTTTTTAGGCTTTCCTTAATAAACTATGCTGCCACTTGAAGAGAGCTCAGTATTCAGCCCTCAGTATTGCCTTATTAATAACCTGCGCTCAGAGCAACCCCAGGCACTGGAAAGCCCGGCTCTTTCCCCAGCCCGGGCCGATGCGGCGCTGACCGGGCTGCCTAAAGCTTGTCCCTAGCGGGCAGCACCCTCCTGAACCAATCCtactgaagagcagcagcttcaTCCTTTAACCTCACCCTTTACCTTCCTATTCACAGGAGCCCTGTACCCCGGGGAGGACTCAGCCCCGAGCCCCCGCGGCTGCCCGGGACCCCCGCGTCACCCCCAGACGGTacctgcaggcaggagaaggcacaTGGCGAAACACCGGCTCGCTACCGCCTCATCGGcccgcccgcctccctcccccacGGCGCCGGGACTCCCCAAGGGACTCCCCAAGGAGCTCCCCAaggcccggccgggccccgggCCACCGCCGgcgcccccagcccagcaccccgcAGACCCCGGCCGGGCCGGGATGGAAGGGGCGGAGACGACACTCACCGCTGGCCCCCTCGGCGCTGGTCCCTGCGGCCACAGCGCCAGCACCGCCGCgggcccgcggggccgggggccggacAGCCGCTCCAGCGCGGCCGGCGAGACCGTCCCCGGGCctgccgcggccccggccccggccctggcccTGGCGCCAGGGTGCCTCCATTTCTCCCCCGCCAGCGAACGAAGGACGGCGGAGGGAGGCCGACCACCCCTCACACCCCCGGCTGAAACCGCCCCGAGGCGAACgagctctctctctccctccctcccgccggcccAGCCCGGCCGTGCGGAGCCGCAGGGACGCCGGTGAGCTCCCGCGGCGGCGCGACTACAACTCCCAGCGCTCCCCGCGCGAGCGGGCCGGAAGTGGCGGCCAGCGACTACAACACCCAGCATGCACCGGGGCGCCGCACCCCCCGCTGTGGAGAAGGCTCGGAAGGCGCGGCCCGCCCTTGGAGTCAAAGCCACGTTTACTAATAAGACAGGTCGGCGTCGCTTTATTACTTaatgctttaatttctttttgcctgCTGCTCTGTCTGCTGCAGGTCTTTTTCTGGCAGCCGTTTGTGCGGCTGTTGGGCGTGGTTTTCCTCacagctcctcttcctcagagTAGGAGCGGCTTGAAAAGTGTTTTTAGAAACTTTGCTGAAGTAACATCCAGGTTCTGCTGCGCAGAAATACATATTGAGGAACCCGTGTGCCTCCTGGAAAAACTTCTGGTAGATAACGCAAGTTGAAATAACTTACATTTGATGGACACTTTCTGATGGTACTCATGTTCTGTCTTGCTGTGCCAGGAGGAAACTGcatttagggttgttttttttcagcaaatacGTGTTTATAAAAGTTAAATAGTGCAAGATTTCAAATAATGAGTCTGAAAATAGTAAACTGCTGGATTTCaattctggttttctgctttattttgaagtttttaacataatttttattcTCAAGAAAAGGGCAGCTGGTGGCTATAGCTTGTGTCATAGACTGAGggattaataaaagaaaaaatacaatcaGTAGATCTCTGCCTTTATTAATTGAATCTCCTATCACACATTTCTCTAATACAAAGTCTTAAACTCTTCAACAAAGGACAAAAGTGCTTCCTAAGCTCCTAGTGAAATATGACGCAGCGCTATCGGATGCTGCTGCCACACAGATTGCAAATTATACTCAAAGACCTGAATTGGAAGAATGCTGATTGCGAAGTCCAACATTTCACAATTCAGTTAAATGCCAGAATAACCCTTGTTCTTGTGTGCATCAATAGAGCCTGTAATGAAATGATGGCATactctttcctctccccagcacatTATGCCATTTGTCGTGCAAAGCACAGGATCAACAGTGAATGGACAGCTGTTTCATATTTACATTTATCTTTCTTGTTCCATATGTATCCTATGCACTCATTACTCTAAGAACACTTAATTCTTGCAGTGAAATCAGGAGTTACTTATACATCTCTGGCATTCTGGAAACCTATcaacattacaaaaaaataaaacaaccagaAATTAATGCACTTTACAAAAGATCCAATTTCTAATATCTCCATCTTACTAAGGAGAAGAACAAAAGTATAGAGAGATTATCAAGTGATAGTAATGTTTGCATATGTATGTTTTAAGAGTGGCAGTCCAATTGATGATCAAAGTCTACTGGAAATACCTAGCTGAAAATACCCAGCTGAGACCACAACTAGTAAAACCCAATTTTTAACCAATGGAAAAGGACATAAATTAGGGAAGAAATCCAAGGAGATAATGTTTCTTAAAGCAGTTGAAAATGTATCTGAcatatgaaaaagatttttctatcTTAGTAGTAGTTATGAACAGAATACCCTATCAATGAAAAAAGTAACCTATTTAGTCATTGTATTCTTTTCCCAACAGCAGCTACAGAAGATGCTGTAGGAAGAGTTTGGCCTCTTTCTGTTGTGTCTGCCCCTTGCACTCTGCCAGCATCCACAACTGTTACGCTAGGGACATAAAAAATTTTAAGCACAGATATTAAAAACTTGATAGTCCATGTTCAGCAGCCGTATGATTACATGGAGCAGAACAGTCTTCAATATTATGTATTTGTTATTATTGTGGAAAGAACAGCTATATTTTGAGCCATCCATATTTGTCATATTGATGCTTGcaaaaagttgtgttttcttcCCGCTCTATTCCAGCCTTTGCATGTAATATCCCGAAAAAAGGACCATTTAAAACTGGCCGCTTCCATTTCAAGAAATCAGCCAAGGTGGACCCaataaagtaataatattttccaaatctTACAGCCTTCCGTACTCGCATCTGCATTGTAGATATACCAAATTCTTTATATAACAATAATTAATCTTATGTTAAtcaatagattttaaaatgtgtttgtttatacGCAAATTTAATATCATCGTTCATGCCTATATTGACTTCAGATAATATAATTGGTACCAAACCTTTCTTTCTTGCTGTAAGTAGACACAAAGAAATGATTCTAAAATAGTCAGCAAAACTGTCAATATTTGCCAGTGTATGACTGTACTGAATGATTGAATGCATTTGCTGTAGAGCGACATACATAATGCATTAGCAGATAATAACACCTGTTTGTGCAGGAGCAAGATGTTATCTTTCATCCTCATTCTCAGtgcttcttcttctttccaaaaCCTGCCAAATATGTGCTGCTTGTAGGAAATTAGTGACATGACCtcaacaaataatttttcataattaATAGTCAGGTCCTACAAAGATTAGAAATGAATGTATTCAGCCCCATGCAGGATTTGACCCTAAGTTTTATTGGCAACCTCCAGTGTTTTTATTCCACTTTTGACTCTCCAGGTTTATCTGTGGATGGATCTCCTCCTTCTAAGTCTGCGAATTCTTCCTGTATAATGGGCTTCAATATTTTCTCGATTTGTGTtagtctttttttcagtttctgttgtGCAGCTTCGTACTCGGCCAGCAGCCTGGCAAACTTTGTTTGTAATCTGTCCATTGCTCCTTCCATGTAGGTGACCTTCTCTTCCAGATCTTTAGGATCGCTTCCTAAATTTGCAACTTCAATGTCCAGCAACCCATCTTTCATTAGGATTTGCTTACCTTTCTCTTCCAGCATAGCCTTTGCATCTGGATACTCTGTTAAAGCCTCCATGAGATCATCTTTAGACAGACAAAACAAGTCCGAGTATCCAATACTTCTGATATTGGCTGTTCTTCGATTGCCAGCTTTGCTACCTTTGATATTAAGAATGCTGATTTCTCCAAAATAGCTGCCGTCACTTAACACCACAAATTGGGTAATTCCATCATCAGCAACTACTGCCAGCTTCCCTTCTTTGATAATGTACATCTCTCGTCCAATATCTCCTTTTCTGCAAATATAATCTCCAGGACTGTATACTTGTGGCTGGAGTTTCAAAACCAGTTCAACCAACAGACCAGCTTCACAGTCTGCAAAGATACGAACTTTTTTTAGTGTTTCCAAGTGAACATTGATTGCAATCTCTGCTCTTAGTTTATCTGGCAGATACTTCAAGACTTCCCTTTCATCCACAGCCTTTTTATTTGTCCACAGGTAGTCAAACCACTTTATAACTCTTTTCTCCATGTCTTTACTCACATTCCGAAAGTGCATATACTGCTTGATAGCATCAATCCTTGCTTGAAACTCTGCCCTGGCAGCATTCATGTTGGAGATCATAGAGCCCACGTTACCAACAATGGTAGCGAAAATCAATACTCCAACCAAGAAGTCAACGACCACGAAGAAATACTCAGAATCTCTTACAGGAGGGGGTGTTTCACCGATAGTAGTCAGGGTCAGCGTTGACCAGTAGAGACTGTAGACATACTTTCTAGTCAGACGGGCAAATTCGGGATCGGAGGTGTTGGGGTAGACCCACGTGTCAGCCCCAAACCCAATGGCTTTTGAGATCGAGTAGTACACACAGGCGTTCCAGTGAATAATAATCACAATGTACATGACAAGGTTAGAGATCCTGAAGATGTTTGGGTAGTTTGTCCTTGTTTCTGTTCGCTGGAAGAATTCAAACATCCGAGCTACTCTGAGTAGTCTGTTTATTCTTAATTCTGGGTAATTTAGTCCTAACTTAAAGTATAAGAGATCAGTTGGTATGACTGACAGAAAATCTAATTTGAATTGAAAAGATGTCTTATATTTCTCTCGAAGCTTTTGTTCTTCTTTCACCAGAAGACCTTGCTCCAGGTAACCTAAAATCaaattgtaaataataaaaaacgtTACACCTTCAATTTCATTGTGTTCAACGTCAGTCCAAATctactttgaaaaatattttggttgcAAGTTCCAGATGGTACATAACTTCTCTTACTTTTTGATAAACAATTTCTTATTTCCAAATATTCAGCTTCATGCTATATGGTTCAGCTGGAGCTAAACTATACAGCTTTGAAAATTAAACATCTCTAGCTCTGATTCTTTCCCTCCACTTTTCCACTATGGtgaagatctggaaaaaaaaaacaacccccccgcAAAACTCCACAGAATATAGGGAGGGTGGTTAACATGAGGGAAAGAATTTGAATGTGGGAATTTCAGTTCCATATTGAGTGTACCTACTCACTAGCTCTGGATGTAgcataagattttaaaagaaacagttgCAGCTGAAGTTAATTGGATGTCTTTCTTGCGCAGTGGTCTTGAAAATCAAGCAAATACTTGGATCTCCTTAAATACAAAATCCGGATTTTGGTGCTAATTTTTCAGAACCCCTGAGCCCCACTTGTCAGCATTGCatgtttattttgtcttgttGAGTCATCTACAGGCAGAATAGCTTGTATCTAGCTTACCTCATGCCTTGCTTACCTCAGGCTTTATATATTCTTTAAGTAATACATCAGAGTTTCTCCTGTTTTTACAGGTCACAGACTACAGTCTTTCAGAGATCTGTCTCGATGTCTTTTTCAATATTGCACCTCATCAAGGATACCCAGGTAATAAGAGCagtattctgaatattttaagcCACCTGACACAAATACATTAAGAGCAACAATTGATCATTGAGTATACTTACCTGTTCTTGTCCGTACAAACATGTCAGCAATATAGATGGCATCAGAAACGTAATCAATAATAAACCATGCCACTAAGTAGTCATGCTGAAGCTCTTCAAAACAGGCTCTGAATaggaaaagacagaagtaaattaccatgaaataaagattaaataCTTGCATGAAATCAGtgatgaataaaatatttttttaatctatttgtgAATATTATGATTTGCCAGAAGTTTTATATAGTCATTAAAGAAGTACATCACCTAGCAATAATCATGGTCCAGTTGTACATGACAGGCATTGTGATGCAGAACAACCAGTTGTAATACATATTTCCTGCTGGATCAataatgaaaatatcttttttcttcctaagtgataggcaggaaaaaaaaggagatttaatGAGAGTCATAAAATACACATAGCAATTTTTGAGGAATGAAGCATTCCAGAAATTGTTATTGTTAAATAGAGGGTCTTTATATTAAAGTTAAGCTTTGTTTGAATGCATGGAGAACATGAAGCTTCTTGTTAGGTGTGACTTGGGACGCAAACCGTAGAATCCAAATcttgctgagaaaaatcagattggCAGTCCCACTTCAGTTTGTAGTGGCACATGTAATTTCAACCTTTTTAAATTAACTTGTTTCTTATGTAATTAACTGTCTGGTCTGATAATTGATTTGatcttctttcaaaaaataaaatgattataTGACTACTAATGTTTAATAAGTGACGCAAATCATGCCGTTCTCACTGGAAAAAGTTTAGCTTTGAGAAAGATGAAATATTGGCATAGTTTACATAAAGAAACCAAAGAACATGAAATCGTACAACACAAGTGCCTGCTGCactattttaaatttctcttccttGTCCAGAAAATTGTGAATTTACCAAGCTAAAGGTAAAGCAAGAATTTTTAGATCATAGAAGAGTTTACTTGCTTGTAGATGCCCTTATGTGCAGAAGAGATTGCTTTACACTGGCACATCTTTTGCTGCAGGGGCAGGGTGTTATCCAAAAATATATTGGATAATCAGAATCCAAACaagatttttcataatttttttttcaaatcaattCCATGCATGCATATTTCTGTTGTCCACTTATGAAGTCAAATCAGAACAACTCTACTCTAGGGATAACGACAGCAATCTGTACACTCATTCACTACTCTGTAAGCATCTTGTTTACAGGATGTCCATGAATGGATTTGATTTTTcatcaaaagcaattttattcGACTAGAATAGCAGGACCTAAACGAAAAATACTTACtcttctttatcttctttcttcttggacttatctttgtttttatttttctcctttttttccttgttcttttgtgtttctccatccttttttttttctgacttgctaAGAAACAGATTTACATTTTCAGTTGTTGCAGACTAAGTTAAAacatatttggaaagaaattaaatgtcttaGAAACAGTAGTATTATTACTCTTTATCttacctcttcttttcttttttctttttcttctcctctctaaggaaaagaaaaatatgatagGCTCATGGGATGCACATAGCCATTGCTTCCACATTTATTTATTAGAGTCATCTCAATTCAGTAAGGATAACATTATACTTATTGTATTCACATAGAActacttctgttttaaattaatagATATAATACCAGTAACTTTGGTATTGAGAATGATCATCATAACTATATGCATGAAGTTCAAAAGTACATGCAGTCACTTATGGGATTACTTAAATGACATAAGTATTTCTAAAGAAATGATTAGATATATATCAttctttttcattgctgcttAAACAACCAATATTGCAGTACTCTATGAAATGGTAAAGATACTTACTCGTCTTTATTACTATTGTTGTTAATATTGTAGCGTGCAAACGCACCAGGTAGATACCGTTGCCTAGGGACCAGCAAAACAACACAGTTATGTGATATctgctgaaatacaaataaacGTTTGATCTAAATTGTCACAGACTGTTTCTCACCATTTTAATCATGGGCTAAGTAATATAAGGAAATTGAAAGAGCACAGATTTTAATCTCCTAAATATTTACGATAAGCAATATATCACAATCTTAAAAACTTAATTTATTAATAGAGGGTGAAGAAAATTAGATGATGACAAGTATCTGTGCATAGTTAATCCCATgcaaattattaaagaaaaaaaaacccagagggaTACAAAATGGCAAATTTGACATACCTGTTTTCCCCTTTGTTCGTCGGTCCAGGGTCCTCACTGGTGTCTTGTACTACCACACTGGGAACAATTGTGTGGGAGTGATGGGTCTCAATCACTCCTACCTTCATGGTCAAGTTTGTCTTACCTTGGGTAATTGAGGAagactgatttaaaaaagaatcaaGTCATTTTACAACTAGCAGAAGTAacgagcaattttttttttccctaaagatgAATCCTTTTTATCCTTGCTtcacccaaaaccaacaacagtaTTTCCAGTTTTCTCTCTCACATGACATTCCCACCAGAAAAGAAATGGCACCAAGAGTGCTTCAGTGTGCTGAATGACCAGGCAACTGCTGCTGAAGAGAGTGTTCAACACATCTTTGTCTTAGAGGAAGCAAAGCATTCATTTAGCTCTTTCTCCTGACTCTAATcctactttgaaaatatttagacAATTGGTTTGAAGCGTCTACTActgtttcatttggttttgaaCCAAAGGCTCATAATTTATCATATCAGGATTGATAAATAGATTCATGCACACATGATATCCAGAAAACCAGAAGCCTCCATCAGCTGGATGTCCAAAGAAATTTCAGTATGTCTGACATCTGAGAGTTATATGCTCTGTTGAGAGCAAAGAGTAGGTTCTGTAACTATGAACTTAAAGACTGATGGAGTAGTCTCCTTACCCACATAGCAAGTTGAACCTAAGTACCTAAATGGAAATGTTAGTGGCTGTTCATGTCTGTTTTGTTCatctcaatattaaaaaaaattgaaaatgttgTAGTGTACATTAGTGTACATAacttcttctctcccttttcatCACTATTCTtaccattttgtttattttaatctaTCTTGTCATCAATGAGACTGCCAACTCTTTGGGCATGAATTGTGTGATCTACAAGTATGACCTGGTCTTGACGGGGCCTTTTAGATAGGTTTAGAAATTCTGCAGTAACAATATCCCTTCATGTATGAACTCAGAGTATAAAGATGTCTGAAAGCCTCAAACTGACAAATGAGTGGCTGATCAGTACCActgataaatgaaataaaatgccatAGAATGAATCAATCTTAAAGAAAGTACTTGCATTCTGGAATCAAACACACTGCAAAAGAGAAGCAGGATGATACAGCTGCCACATCACTCCCAGACTTACCCGACTTTCCTTATTAGTCAATGAAACTAAAAATATTCCTATATAGGAAATAGGAGAGGAAGCACATGTTTCCAGCAGTCATCAGACATGATTGACACGCAGTGCAAAAAATAATACAGCAATATACAACATTCTACAAAGTAGGAAGGTAAAGATTGAAGATTAAGGTGTGTTCTTCAACGAATAGTCCTAAATGTAGTCCAGCATTGCTGGTCAGTCTTTAAATGCTTGAGAGCAAGTGCTGAGACATATcagttgtttagcttaaataagtgagttttaattagaataaattacttgggTTTGAAATATAGCATGATTTCtgctgtttgcctagctttacttagcatgaatagctagatttgctgaagcctttatgccacaatagagttaattttcttagtaattttcctagcagctggtacagtgcggTGTTTAGTCTTATAGTATAAGAAAAAAGTTGATAGCACAGTGATGTTTTGGTAGGATATTCCCAAAGTCTGGGACTTTTCTGTTCCCTATGTTCTGCCAGGAAGTGCAGGGGTACAAGAAGCATAAaccaggagaaaaggaggtgaCAAccctcagcagagactgcaaatcgACAAGATAAGAGCAGTCAATGGtctgcctgcctggacacagaaaaagaatccaagaaggtgttagaagaccccagaccaaaaccCACCACTGGACTAAAAGACACATGAGCAGCGCGTCAGGGGCGGGTGTAGAGATCACAAGGGTAtgattgcccagggatttcttacGACATCCCTCTCTGgagacacccagcctgggctgaCCTGCTGTACCTttgcattaaattatttatttttataaaatcctaCGCCTGAGACACTGCTGTGGGAAACCTAGGGtggagcctgaagaaggagggagcaCACCcgagactctgtgtgtgtgtgtgaggagtggGAAGGGGCACCCGTCAGCTCCCAGACGTCACCTGCTGTGAAGGGACCCTGGTCCCAGCAGCAGAAGACTGATGGTGTGTGTGCAACTCCTTGGATGGGGTGTGAATGCTCAGGCACCAGCTCTAACACAAGGATCAGGTCTAAGGAGCCACGTAAAAAGATTCTAAGTTTCAAAGACATAGTAAACATGAGGTTAGATTCACCAGGAGCCTAAAAGCTGTAACAGGGTTTCCACCGACTTACGCCAAGGAGAAAGTGTGTTTGAAAGTGTGGAGATTGAAAGTACGCCAGGTTGAATTAAGCAGCTTTACGTCTGCTTAAAGGTGCTGTGAAAGCTCTGCTAATGCTGGCACACAAAATTCCATCCTGATTTAACCTATATCCTCTGCAGAGCCACACTGGAGTCCATACAGCTCACAAATAATGGTGCAAAGTAAAGCTGTGTCCAACCAGTTTCAATCACTCAGCATCAGACAAACGCAAATGTATTCATCTCAAGGGAAATCATTCCCCCAACACAGTGGGCTCTAAACCAGTCAGTTCACATTAGGACTCCTAGTACCAGCATTTCTACATAGGAACTTATTGACATGTTTATCTTTGGACTTTGAGTCCTCTTTAGTTTCAAGAACCAAAAAACCCATCTTCAACTTTGTGCTCTCCAGCCGTACTGATTTGCAGAAGTGCTAGGGGTTAAAGATGACAAGAAGTGTGGTAAAATAGGACGTGTAGAAAAATCCACACCCATCCCAAGTACTTAGCCTGGAGTTTGGGAAAAAATCTGTATCCTGTGCATTCCCCTGTTCTGCAGGTAAAGAggattttctgtgtatttttgcaaATGGCTCCATTAGTATCTATTTTGACACTTTGTGCTCTGCCGAAGGAGCTGTGGCAGCCATGCATAGGACTTGCTGGGAAAAAGGAGCTGCCGTTTGGGGCAGGgctgaatatttcattttactggGGCACTGGAAGCATTAAGTGGGCATTAAGTATGCCTCAAAATCATCTGCACATGGAAATTGGGAGTGTTTACTACCCTGTGGTCTCAAAATACTAAATCTGAATGTCAGGCTCGGGTGACCGCTGCGCCAGGTTGTTTCCCTTGTCAGTCAGGATACGTAGCACAAGAATATCTTCAAATTCCATTATTCTCAAAGCAGATTTTGAAATTCTTGAGTCTAAGACACAGAAATGCTAACGCAGCGTGTGCCCGGCGCAAGTTGAACAGACACAGTAATTGCTCCTGGTTCGGGGACCGTGGTTACAGCATTTGTGTGACAAACCCCTGACGCTGGGAACAGTAGTAAATGTCCAGTTAAACTCAGTGGGTCCAGAACTCAccttaatgaatttttaaattgtgttacaGAGGTTTTGCAAACaatatttcagatgtttttcacTAAATTGTATCACTACTGCGTTTCTTATTCTGTAGTCACACgtatttttcttaaactgataCATTGTTACAAATTGTTACACTacgtttattttaaaaatccagtgCTTATTTTCACTTTATCATATTTAGGTAGCAAGTTTGAGAGGTAATACAGATAAACACTTGGTTTAGAGGTATTTTAGATTTTTACCATATTGTTTTTACTGTATCATCACGAATAGTTTGCTTTTActggctttgatttttaaatttgatGATTATGATAAACAACAGAGTTTTCGGACATTATGATCTAAAACCTAATTATATTAATTGCTATACATCAAAATCATTAGGGCTGCAAGAAAACTCAGGCAATATTGTCCTTTTACAGGACTGTAATGAATGGAAGGTCAGCTTCCatctcttctgctctttttcactttcttacTGGCCCACCACGTTCACTTCTCtagtcattattttcagagagcaAATGCTTCGAGTAAGGATATCCCAGAACAGAATTTGGCATCATATAAGGATCTACTTTCTTTCTTTACAACAAGCAACTAAAAATCTTGATGAACATTAGCATCTGCAGTGTGTTACAGCAAAATCTCTCTTTTCTAACATGCAAAGAGTCCCTGACAGTTCTGCACTAAACAGTTTCATCAGTGCGTGCTTACCTTGGCAGTGTAATCTGCTGCTTCTAATAGCGATTTCAGTCCTTTAAATCAGCCACGTTTCCTTACTGCATAAGCAGGGCCACCATGGAAAGCTGAATATAATCAACATTTCATGCATAAATCCCTTATTGATTGATTTCTCGACCAGCCGGTCCCATGTGCAGTTCTCTGAATTATTCCCAAGGAAGGACATAGATATTAGAAGAGGATTTCCTTGACCTAGTGATGGATTTTGAGATTTAGAGAGAGATGAAAGTGCTAGTGGCAGTCACTATTATCCCTCAACTGAGGAGAAGCTTACTAGCCCTATCAACACGCGCAAGAAGTGACAAATACAAGGAGTGACAAATATTTAATAGTCtgtcttaaaactaaaaaaaatattattgtaaatGACTATACATTCAGTCTTGTCTGCTGGCCCATTTTCTTAATATGGCAGATGCTTTTTTA comes from the Chroicocephalus ridibundus chromosome 5, bChrRid1.1, whole genome shotgun sequence genome and includes:
- the CNGA1 gene encoding LOW QUALITY PROTEIN: cGMP-gated cation channel alpha-1 (The sequence of the model RefSeq protein was modified relative to this genomic sequence to represent the inferred CDS: substituted 1 base at 1 genomic stop codon), giving the protein MKVGVIETHHSHTIVPSVVVQDTSEDPGPTNKGENRYARQRYLPGAFARYNINNNSNKDEXKKKKKEKKSKSEKKKDGETQKNKEKKEKNKNKDKSKKKEDKEEKKKDIFIIDPAGNMYYNWLFCITMPVMYNWTMIIARACFEELQHDYLVAWFIIDYVSDAIYIADMFVRTRTGYLEQGLLVKEEQKLREKYKTSFQFKLDFLSVIPTDLLYFKLGLNYPELRINRLLRVARMFEFFQRTETRTNYPNIFRISNLVMYIVIIIHWNACVYYSISKAIGFGADTWVYPNTSDPEFARLTRKYVYSLYWSTLTLTTIGETPPPVRDSEYFFVVVDFLVGVLIFATIVGNVGSMISNMNAARAEFQARIDAIKQYMHFRNVSKDMEKRVIKWFDYLWTNKKAVDEREVLKYLPDKLRAEIAINVHLETLKKVRIFADCEAGLLVELVLKLQPQVYSPGDYICRKGDIGREMYIIKEGKLAVVADDGITQFVVLSDGSYFGEISILNIKGSKAGNRRTANIRSIGYSDLFCLSKDDLMEALTEYPDAKAMLEEKGKQILMKDGLLDIEVANLGSDPKDLEEKVTYMEGAMDRLQTKFARLLAEYEAAQQKLKKRLTQIEKILKPIIQEEFADLEGGDPSTDKPGESKVE